A single Sylvia atricapilla isolate bSylAtr1 chromosome 11, bSylAtr1.pri, whole genome shotgun sequence DNA region contains:
- the MKRN2OS gene encoding MKRN2 opposite strand protein translates to MAVLRVRHCRALVYCRRAPPRCPACGGDLRQAGLTAAPVRLHCPFRHGHGQPRAFLIRPSHGTFLDGYDGHGDLHVGITNSKGVVYHYDQEGVHRAASGWEQSISIPLVQPDMWELQQHWDSLLEEFSWEEAWLPHRYEEQQHNCFSFALAFVNRVRRGWGRQPLSKAQFTQTFLLPHTTEASRYLRLQQHLAHSDFFIVPLAEQQEQESGAAEHSLLE, encoded by the exons ATGGCGGTGCTGCGCGTGCGCCATTGCCGCGCGCTGGTGTACTGCCGGCGCGCGCCGCCGCGCTGCCCCGCGTGCGGAGGGGACCTGCGGCAGGCCGGGCTGACCGCCGCGCCTGTCCGCCTGCACTGCCCCTTCCGGCACGGCCACGGCCAGCCCCGCGCCTTCCTCATCAGGCCCAGCCACGGGACCTTCCTGGA cGGCTACGACGGGCACGGCGACCTCCACGTGGGCATCACCAATTCCAAGG gTGTGGTGTACCACTACGACCAGGAGGGTGTGCACAGGGCTGCcagtggctgggagcagagcatcAGCATCCCGCTGGTGCAGCCGGACatgtgggagctgcagcagcactgggacagcctCCTGGAGGAATTCTCCTGGGAAGAGGCCTGGCTCCCTCACAG GTacgaggagcagcagcacaactgTTTCAGCTTTGCCCTGGCCTTTGTGAACCGTGTgcggcggggctggggccggcAGCCCCTGAGCAAGGCCCAGTTCACCCAgaccttcctcctgccccacaccACCGAGGCCTCCCGGTacctgaggctgcagcagcacctggcccACAGCGACTTCTTCATCGTGCCcttggctgagcagcaggagcaggagagcggtgctgcagagcacagcctgctggAGTAG
- the MKRN2 gene encoding E3 ubiquitin-protein ligase makorin-2 isoform X1, which yields MAHAQHRHGSGAAVKRLRLETRLGAGPRSRPSRSHRGTFVRGVRSRPGAAVRRHDEHEAGDVQGVCREGSKCLFSHDLANSKSSTICKYYQKGQCAYGARCRYDHVRLPPAGGAAAPPPPAAPGSPRPPPEHGPAAPRSRREKRTLVLRDRNLCGSSEEKQRPSVPSTPVCCSDPGDSEEGKPHSYLEAICSGLEEPGPGGCPGGAGGCPGGTLEQLCPYAAAGTCHFGERCLYLHGELCEICGLQVLHPFDQEQRKAHEMMCMATFEHDMERAFAIQASQDKVCSICMEVVYEKPSASERRFGILSNCTHTYCLSCIRQWRCAKQFENPIIKSCPECRVISEFVIPSVYWVEEQEKKNELIEAFKQGVGKKPCKYFEQGKGTCPFGGKCLYLHAYPDGTRAEPEKPRKQLSSEGTVRFFNSVRLWDFIEDRESRSAPGADSDVTELGELFMHLSGAEEDPTAAP from the exons ATGGCGCACGCGCAGCACCGCCATGGCTCCGGCGCGGCGGTAAAAAGACTCCGGCTGGAAACGCGGCtcggggcggggccgcggtCACGCCCATCCCGCTCTCACCGCGGAACCTTCGTGCGCGGCGTGAGGAGCCGGCCGGGCGCGGCGGTGCGGCGGCACGATGAGCACGAAGCAGGTGACGTGCAG GGCGTGTGTCGGGAGGGAAGCAAGTGCCTGTTCTCCCATGATTTGGCCAACAGCAAATCCTCCACCATCTGCAAGTACTACCAGAAGGGGCAATGTGCCTACGGCGCCCGCTGCAG GTATGACCACGTGAGGCTCCCTCCGGCGGGCggagccgcggccccgccgccccccgcggccccgggcagcccccggccgccccccgagcacggccccgccgccccccgcagcaggagggagaagaggacGCTGGTGCTCCGGGACAGGA ATCTGTGTGGCTCCAGCGAAGAGAAGCAGCggcccagtgtccccagcacccccgTGTGCTGCAGCGACCCTGGGGACAGCGAGGAGGGCAAGCCCCACTCGTACCTGGAGGCCATCTGCAgtgggctggaggagcctgggcccgggggctgccctgggggggccgggggctgccctggggggaccctggagcagctgtgtcCCTACGCCGCCGCCGGCACCTGCCACTTCGGGGAGCGCTGCCTGTACCTGCACGGGGAGCTCTGCGAGATCTGTGGCCTCCAGGTGCTGCACCCCTTCgaccaggagcagaggaaggccCACGAGATG ATGTGCATGGCAACGTTTGAGCACGACATGGAGAGGGCCTTTGCCATCCAGGCCAGCCAGGACAAGGTGTGCAGCATCTGCATGGAGGTGGTGTATGAGAAACCCTCAGCCTCAGAGAGGAGGTTTGGGATCCTGTCCAACTGCACCCACACCTACTGCCTGTCCTGCATCCGCCAGTGGAGATGTGCCAAGCAGTTTGAGAACCCCATCATCAA gtCCTGCCCTGAGTGCCGGGTGATCTCCGAGTTTGTCATCCCCAGCGTGTACTGGGtggaagagcaggagaagaaGAATGAGCTGATTGAAGCATTCAAGCAGGGAGTGGG GAAGAAGCCCTGCAAGTACTTTGAGCAGGGGAAAGGAACGTGTCCCTTTGGAGGGAAGTGTCTGTACCTGCACGCGTATCCCGACGGGACGCGAGCCGAGCCCGAGAAGCCGCGGAAGCAGCTCAGCTCCGAGGGCACAGTGCGG ttCTTCAACTCGGTGCGCCTGTGGGACTTTATCGAGGACAGGGAGAGCCGGAGCGCGCCGGGCGCCGACAGCGACGTGACGGAGCTGGGGGAGCTGTTCATGCACCTCTCTGGGGCTGAGGAGGATCCCACCGCTGCCCCCTGA
- the MKRN2 gene encoding E3 ubiquitin-protein ligase makorin-2 isoform X2 has translation MSTKQVTCRYYLQGVCREGSKCLFSHDLANSKSSTICKYYQKGQCAYGARCRYDHVRLPPAGGAAAPPPPAAPGSPRPPPEHGPAAPRSRREKRTLVLRDRNLCGSSEEKQRPSVPSTPVCCSDPGDSEEGKPHSYLEAICSGLEEPGPGGCPGGAGGCPGGTLEQLCPYAAAGTCHFGERCLYLHGELCEICGLQVLHPFDQEQRKAHEMMCMATFEHDMERAFAIQASQDKVCSICMEVVYEKPSASERRFGILSNCTHTYCLSCIRQWRCAKQFENPIIKSCPECRVISEFVIPSVYWVEEQEKKNELIEAFKQGVGKKPCKYFEQGKGTCPFGGKCLYLHAYPDGTRAEPEKPRKQLSSEGTVRFFNSVRLWDFIEDRESRSAPGADSDVTELGELFMHLSGAEEDPTAAP, from the exons ATGAGCACGAAGCAGGTGACGTGCAG GTACTACCTGCAGGGCGTGTGTCGGGAGGGAAGCAAGTGCCTGTTCTCCCATGATTTGGCCAACAGCAAATCCTCCACCATCTGCAAGTACTACCAGAAGGGGCAATGTGCCTACGGCGCCCGCTGCAG GTATGACCACGTGAGGCTCCCTCCGGCGGGCggagccgcggccccgccgccccccgcggccccgggcagcccccggccgccccccgagcacggccccgccgccccccgcagcaggagggagaagaggacGCTGGTGCTCCGGGACAGGA ATCTGTGTGGCTCCAGCGAAGAGAAGCAGCggcccagtgtccccagcacccccgTGTGCTGCAGCGACCCTGGGGACAGCGAGGAGGGCAAGCCCCACTCGTACCTGGAGGCCATCTGCAgtgggctggaggagcctgggcccgggggctgccctgggggggccgggggctgccctggggggaccctggagcagctgtgtcCCTACGCCGCCGCCGGCACCTGCCACTTCGGGGAGCGCTGCCTGTACCTGCACGGGGAGCTCTGCGAGATCTGTGGCCTCCAGGTGCTGCACCCCTTCgaccaggagcagaggaaggccCACGAGATG ATGTGCATGGCAACGTTTGAGCACGACATGGAGAGGGCCTTTGCCATCCAGGCCAGCCAGGACAAGGTGTGCAGCATCTGCATGGAGGTGGTGTATGAGAAACCCTCAGCCTCAGAGAGGAGGTTTGGGATCCTGTCCAACTGCACCCACACCTACTGCCTGTCCTGCATCCGCCAGTGGAGATGTGCCAAGCAGTTTGAGAACCCCATCATCAA gtCCTGCCCTGAGTGCCGGGTGATCTCCGAGTTTGTCATCCCCAGCGTGTACTGGGtggaagagcaggagaagaaGAATGAGCTGATTGAAGCATTCAAGCAGGGAGTGGG GAAGAAGCCCTGCAAGTACTTTGAGCAGGGGAAAGGAACGTGTCCCTTTGGAGGGAAGTGTCTGTACCTGCACGCGTATCCCGACGGGACGCGAGCCGAGCCCGAGAAGCCGCGGAAGCAGCTCAGCTCCGAGGGCACAGTGCGG ttCTTCAACTCGGTGCGCCTGTGGGACTTTATCGAGGACAGGGAGAGCCGGAGCGCGCCGGGCGCCGACAGCGACGTGACGGAGCTGGGGGAGCTGTTCATGCACCTCTCTGGGGCTGAGGAGGATCCCACCGCTGCCCCCTGA
- the MKRN2 gene encoding E3 ubiquitin-protein ligase makorin-2 isoform X3: MSTKQVTCRACVGREASACSPMIWPTANPPPSASTTRRGNVPTAPAADLCGSSEEKQRPSVPSTPVCCSDPGDSEEGKPHSYLEAICSGLEEPGPGGCPGGAGGCPGGTLEQLCPYAAAGTCHFGERCLYLHGELCEICGLQVLHPFDQEQRKAHEMMCMATFEHDMERAFAIQASQDKVCSICMEVVYEKPSASERRFGILSNCTHTYCLSCIRQWRCAKQFENPIIKSCPECRVISEFVIPSVYWVEEQEKKNELIEAFKQGVGKKPCKYFEQGKGTCPFGGKCLYLHAYPDGTRAEPEKPRKQLSSEGTVRFFNSVRLWDFIEDRESRSAPGADSDVTELGELFMHLSGAEEDPTAAP; encoded by the exons ATGAGCACGAAGCAGGTGACGTGCAG GGCGTGTGTCGGGAGGGAAGCAAGTGCCTGTTCTCCCATGATTTGGCCAACAGCAAATCCTCCACCATCTGCAAGTACTACCAGAAGGGGCAATGTGCCTACGGCGCCCGCTGCAG ATCTGTGTGGCTCCAGCGAAGAGAAGCAGCggcccagtgtccccagcacccccgTGTGCTGCAGCGACCCTGGGGACAGCGAGGAGGGCAAGCCCCACTCGTACCTGGAGGCCATCTGCAgtgggctggaggagcctgggcccgggggctgccctgggggggccgggggctgccctggggggaccctggagcagctgtgtcCCTACGCCGCCGCCGGCACCTGCCACTTCGGGGAGCGCTGCCTGTACCTGCACGGGGAGCTCTGCGAGATCTGTGGCCTCCAGGTGCTGCACCCCTTCgaccaggagcagaggaaggccCACGAGATG ATGTGCATGGCAACGTTTGAGCACGACATGGAGAGGGCCTTTGCCATCCAGGCCAGCCAGGACAAGGTGTGCAGCATCTGCATGGAGGTGGTGTATGAGAAACCCTCAGCCTCAGAGAGGAGGTTTGGGATCCTGTCCAACTGCACCCACACCTACTGCCTGTCCTGCATCCGCCAGTGGAGATGTGCCAAGCAGTTTGAGAACCCCATCATCAA gtCCTGCCCTGAGTGCCGGGTGATCTCCGAGTTTGTCATCCCCAGCGTGTACTGGGtggaagagcaggagaagaaGAATGAGCTGATTGAAGCATTCAAGCAGGGAGTGGG GAAGAAGCCCTGCAAGTACTTTGAGCAGGGGAAAGGAACGTGTCCCTTTGGAGGGAAGTGTCTGTACCTGCACGCGTATCCCGACGGGACGCGAGCCGAGCCCGAGAAGCCGCGGAAGCAGCTCAGCTCCGAGGGCACAGTGCGG ttCTTCAACTCGGTGCGCCTGTGGGACTTTATCGAGGACAGGGAGAGCCGGAGCGCGCCGGGCGCCGACAGCGACGTGACGGAGCTGGGGGAGCTGTTCATGCACCTCTCTGGGGCTGAGGAGGATCCCACCGCTGCCCCCTGA
- the MKRN2 gene encoding E3 ubiquitin-protein ligase makorin-2 isoform X4 — MIWPTANPPPSASTTRRGNVPTAPAADLCGSSEEKQRPSVPSTPVCCSDPGDSEEGKPHSYLEAICSGLEEPGPGGCPGGAGGCPGGTLEQLCPYAAAGTCHFGERCLYLHGELCEICGLQVLHPFDQEQRKAHEMMCMATFEHDMERAFAIQASQDKVCSICMEVVYEKPSASERRFGILSNCTHTYCLSCIRQWRCAKQFENPIIKSCPECRVISEFVIPSVYWVEEQEKKNELIEAFKQGVGKKPCKYFEQGKGTCPFGGKCLYLHAYPDGTRAEPEKPRKQLSSEGTVRFFNSVRLWDFIEDRESRSAPGADSDVTELGELFMHLSGAEEDPTAAP; from the exons ATGATTTGGCCAACAGCAAATCCTCCACCATCTGCAAGTACTACCAGAAGGGGCAATGTGCCTACGGCGCCCGCTGCAG ATCTGTGTGGCTCCAGCGAAGAGAAGCAGCggcccagtgtccccagcacccccgTGTGCTGCAGCGACCCTGGGGACAGCGAGGAGGGCAAGCCCCACTCGTACCTGGAGGCCATCTGCAgtgggctggaggagcctgggcccgggggctgccctgggggggccgggggctgccctggggggaccctggagcagctgtgtcCCTACGCCGCCGCCGGCACCTGCCACTTCGGGGAGCGCTGCCTGTACCTGCACGGGGAGCTCTGCGAGATCTGTGGCCTCCAGGTGCTGCACCCCTTCgaccaggagcagaggaaggccCACGAGATG ATGTGCATGGCAACGTTTGAGCACGACATGGAGAGGGCCTTTGCCATCCAGGCCAGCCAGGACAAGGTGTGCAGCATCTGCATGGAGGTGGTGTATGAGAAACCCTCAGCCTCAGAGAGGAGGTTTGGGATCCTGTCCAACTGCACCCACACCTACTGCCTGTCCTGCATCCGCCAGTGGAGATGTGCCAAGCAGTTTGAGAACCCCATCATCAA gtCCTGCCCTGAGTGCCGGGTGATCTCCGAGTTTGTCATCCCCAGCGTGTACTGGGtggaagagcaggagaagaaGAATGAGCTGATTGAAGCATTCAAGCAGGGAGTGGG GAAGAAGCCCTGCAAGTACTTTGAGCAGGGGAAAGGAACGTGTCCCTTTGGAGGGAAGTGTCTGTACCTGCACGCGTATCCCGACGGGACGCGAGCCGAGCCCGAGAAGCCGCGGAAGCAGCTCAGCTCCGAGGGCACAGTGCGG ttCTTCAACTCGGTGCGCCTGTGGGACTTTATCGAGGACAGGGAGAGCCGGAGCGCGCCGGGCGCCGACAGCGACGTGACGGAGCTGGGGGAGCTGTTCATGCACCTCTCTGGGGCTGAGGAGGATCCCACCGCTGCCCCCTGA